Sequence from the Sciurus carolinensis chromosome 1, mSciCar1.2, whole genome shotgun sequence genome:
aggcaggaggattacaaatttgaagccagcctgggcaacttattgagaccctgtctcaaaataaaaaattaaaaggactggagataggGTTCAGTGTccatgggctcaatccccagtaccaacaccgcccccccccaaaaaaaaaaaaacaataacaacaaaagtgtCCATACTCAAGAGCAGTCCTGCACCCAAGAAAGTCTCTGATAAATCCAATAATTCTGGAGAATAAGTGACTTCCAGTTAAAATGAATGAGCTTGCAGGTAACAAAAGACAGCTCTAGGGAGCTTGTAGTACCAAGCAGTAGGTAGAACTAGTGTTTGCTGAAGGAACATGTTGGATATCCTTGTAGGTGTGACTGGCTTTTGTTTTAGGGAAAGAATCATCAGTTCTTAGAGGAGGAAGTTAGGGATGTTcctgtttctgtctttttcacTACTCACAGGCTGGTCTTGACTACCCCTGGTATTTGACTGGGATTGTTTTGGGGGAAAATAGCACCCTCTAGAGGAAGGATGTGTAATTAGGGTGTGGCAGAGACAGATCATAGAACTTTGGCCTGCTTTCTTCCCCAGGGGCTTTGGCCAGTTTGGGGGTGGAGTGTACTGATTGTTTATCTGCTCTGACTCTGGTCACTCTGCAGAACAAAGCAGCTTGGCTGTGGGAGGTGTCACAGCAGCTGGGAGCAGCAGATCACAGCCGGAGGTGGCAGATATAAAGGCTGGCAACAGCAGATACAACATCTGGAGGCGGCAAACACAACAGCCCAGCCTGGGGCAACAAAGAGGCTAGCCAGTAGCCAAAATTTCCAGTGCCAATTAACTGATGACCTTAACACTAGGATCCGAAGCTCCAGGTTCTGTCTTCTCTGTCTCAACTGTGGTCCTTGGTACAAGGAAACATAGGTACCTCCCAAGAGTATGAGATCCATGAAATGAACTTGGGATCCACAGAAGCAGTTGTTACAATTTAAAGGTTCTGAACCAGGAGCCAGGAAACTTGGGTTCAGGTTCCGACTCCATCGCTCATCTGTTTGAGGCAAATATCTCTAAGCCTTAGTTTCTAATGATGTCTACTACCTTGTGGTGTGAGaacaaattacatattttataaactttaaagtAATAACTAATCATAGGCTATTATATTGAAAATGATAAACAAGCCTTTCCTTGAGCCCTAAGAGTTTTCACTCTCCCTGATATGCAGAATCTCCCTTCAATCCCTGAATGTCACCACAGAAAGACAGGGGTAGTTGGGTGTGATGAAGTACATTTATAATCCCAGGAGGATAAGTtcaggctagcttcagcaatttagtgagactctatatcaaaattcaaaaataaaaaggctggggatgtagctcagtggtaaagtgcttctggatCAGAAGCAGGGAAGAGACAGGCATCCTGATCCTCCATGAGTGCGGTCAAAGCTTAACGACAATCTTTAACCCCTATCTCAAACTTTAATCTTCTATATAGGATCCTAGTAAAGTGCCAGTCCAAACCATCTTTGCACACTGTCAGGGTCAGGGCACCATCCACCTTTCAAGGGACTTTACACATTTGGATTGTCCTGATCCTTACAGTGTCCTCTGTAATAACAGTTTGGAAGCTTTCTCCCTGTAATGTGAACTCACTGATGCTGGTTGTTCCACCTGGAGCTCAGGGAACTAGCTAGCCCAAACCTATATTCACGTAATAGCCCTTCAAGCCAAATATTGGCACACGTTTATTATATCCTTACCTTGTCTCTATTCCTTCAACTATTTGCCATGTGATCTGGTTCTGAATCTTTTCATATCCTGATTGCTCCTTGAGACTCTATACTGCAGGTGTGGGATGAAAGAAGTAGAGCAGAATCAACTACTTTCTTATTCTAGAGACTTTGAAGTAGTTTAAGActgtattgcttttctttttttggcaacCAGAAATAACTTATACTGGCTTATTTTctgctaaaatatttaattatttttttcatggcaCTACTAGCTAAGTTACACCTTCCCTATACTGAACTTGTTCAGGTAATTTTTGGACCCAAGTATTTAATCCAGCATTTATCCTTTTTGTTACTTGGCTCACTCATCTGGCTCTTCTGAGATCTTAATTCTGTCCAGCCCTTGCATTTGCAATCCATCCCAGCTTTGTGTCATCCACATAATTGATAGCCATGGTGTTCTCTGGTTTTGAATGAAATTAGTGTTTAGAACATTGAATAGGGCAAGACAAAAGATAAAGCTCTTTGGTACATCAATAGAAAGCTAATTCTAGACCATGATGGTCCACTCATCAGAACAactaattttttacttttaagtcaCCTAATGAGATtatccttctttcattctctcttatCCTCCCGATAAGACATAATGATATAGATTTTGTCAAAAGATCTTGCTGAAGTTTAGGCACACTTTATTGCACTTCTCtgatttgtaaatttaacaataatttaatttaatttaatttccttatcaTAGAAGGAAATTAAGTTATTTTGAtgcattttgttttttggaaaCTCACACTGTCCTATTAATAACTTTCTTTCTCCCATTCTTAGAATCTGAAAATCGTATTCAAGAGTCTTGCCCAggatcaatattttatttgtctaTAGTTGGCAAAGCatacctcatttttcttttgaaaattaaaatcacatttattcaTCTCTAACTCTCAATTCCTCTGTTCTCTAATATTTCCCAGAGTCTCTTATGGAGGTTTTACAACTTCTTTTCAAGAGTTCAAGGATCAAATTAAGAAGGTTGATGTGTGAACTCTAAAATGGAATATATGCACAGGCATTGTGGTGGTTGTTTGTTATCATTAGTACCACTGAGTACTAAATAGGGTTGACTTTGGGCTCTAAATGGGAATTCTCCAAACTTCAGAGTTgtagagtttgtttttttttttttttcccttcacagtAGCCAAAGACATTGAGCAGTCAATAGTAAATAGCAATCAAATCTGGTTAAGTAGTATTTTCAGGTAGATAAAATTTCAAATGGCCTGTGGACTGGTAAATGGGCATCCTGGCTGCTTGTGAACATTAAGTCATAGACTTTTCATCCATTGGTGAATTTTCCAGGGAGGGGAGAACCGaaatatgaagaatgataaaatgcaaCAGCTCAGGCTtactttttaaatacctttatttatttttatgtggtgctgaggattgaagccagtgcctcacacatggtaggcaagaaatctatcactgagccacaatcccagccccagctCAGACTTTTGAAATGGAGAATGATGGGCCTCTATGACCTCCAAAAAGGGTCAAACTCCCCAGAGATCACTCTATTCCTTCCAAGAAGATCAGGTTCATCAACTCCAGAGTTCAAGGGCTCAAGTGAATTTTTCTCAGCTGGAAAAGTACAAGTTACTCTTTGGGCAAGGATGCCAGGCACCTTGTATTAAGTGAACTGTCTCCTATTTCAGATCTTTGTTCCACTTTCTACTATCAGGGAAAAAGCAATCCTGAATCTGAGCCTGTGCAGACATAGCCACTAATATACccttgtaattctcctgcttcaCTGTCAACACAATTTTGCTACTTACATTCTGGCCTTCCTGCCCATCCTTGGGGAAATGTTCCAAGGCTACCAAGAAGCTTCGGTATGTTGTCCCTCTTCACTGCTTATTGCTTTTTGCTCAAGTCCTGTCTGTGCTCTTTCTAACAACTGAGACCCTAACCCAGACCTAATTTCCCCAGACGATGCAAATATATGATGATAATAAATGAAATGGGCTGGGTACTTGGAGAACATCCTGGAGGGTAGAAGAATGGGCAGTTTCTGCTATTTCCTCATTCAGATCTTAGAATCACAAGTAGTTATTAACTTGGAActaggagagagaaaggaaaaactaaGGGTATATGTGTATGTTATCGGGATTGGCCTGGAAGGCTTTCAATGGGCTAGTCTTTCTTGCCTTATGATAGATATTTGTGAGGATAGGGAGggatcctatttcaaaattagaTTGCACAAAACTGGTTTTGTGGTGCATTGAGATCAGTAGAGCCTTCATTAGTCTTTCCCACTTTCAAGGAATCATGAACTTATTACTCTTTATTCTTCACCtctcctcatttaaaaattacaaatattagaTTGTTGCAATTATTTGCTTATTGAACTTGTAACTTCCTCTTTAGGTTTCAAGTTTTTAGATGCCTTTCACATCTTTGAGTCATTAGCACCTTGCACAATGGCTGCTATACAccaaatgcttaataaatatttgctaataaaAGAACAAGTAAGTGGGGCCAAAATGAATGTCAATGCCTCCTTCTCATTAGGTGGTGTCTACCAGTTAGCTGGATTTCAACAATAACCTTTCTACTGTCTTGTCCCCTCTAGATGACATCAGTTGCCAAGGTGTATTACAGCCAGACCACTCAGACAGAAAGCCGGCCCCTAGTGGGCCCACCTATACGACGGCGGAGAGTCCTCACAAAAGATGGTCGCAGCAATGTGAGAATGGAACACATTGCTGACAAGCGCTTCCTCTACCTCAAGGACTTATGGACAACCTTCATCGACATGCAGTGGCGCTACAAGCTCCTGCTCTTCTCTGCAACCTTTGCAGGCACCTGGTTCCTCTTTGGTGTTGTATGGTATCTGGTGGCTGTGGCCCACGGGGACCTACTGGAACTGGGTCCCCCTGCCAACCACACCCCTTGTGTGGTACAGGTACACACACTCACTGGagccttcctcttctcccttgaGTCCCAGACCACGATTGGCTATGGGTTCCGCTACATCAGTGAGGAGTGCCCGCTGGCCATTGTGCTTCTTATTGCCCAACTGGTGCTCACCACCATCTTGGAAATCTTCATCACAGGTACTTTCCTGGCGAAGATTGCCCGACCCAAGAAGCGTGCAGAAACCATTCGTTTCAGCCAGCATGCAGTCGTAGCCTCCCACAATGGGAAGCCCTGCCTTATGATCCGGGTTGCCAATATGCGTAAGAGCCTCCTCATTGG
This genomic interval carries:
- the Kcnj10 gene encoding ATP-sensitive inward rectifier potassium channel 10 gives rise to the protein MTSVAKVYYSQTTQTESRPLVGPPIRRRRVLTKDGRSNVRMEHIADKRFLYLKDLWTTFIDMQWRYKLLLFSATFAGTWFLFGVVWYLVAVAHGDLLELGPPANHTPCVVQVHTLTGAFLFSLESQTTIGYGFRYISEECPLAIVLLIAQLVLTTILEIFITGTFLAKIARPKKRAETIRFSQHAVVASHNGKPCLMIRVANMRKSLLIGCQVTGKLLQTHQTKEGENIRLNQVNVTFQVDTASDSPFLILPLTFYHVVDETSPLKDLPLRSGEGDFELVLILSGTVESTSATCQVRTSYLPEEILWGYEFTPAISLSASGKYIADFSLFDQVVKVAPPSGLRDSTVRYGDPEKLKLEESLREQAEKEGSALSVRISNV